One candidate division WOR-3 bacterium DNA window includes the following coding sequences:
- a CDS encoding toll/interleukin-1 receptor domain-containing protein, which yields MTPNNKLRLFISYSHQDEDPYVKEFKRHISTLENNALIEYWYDRKIIPGEDYQNKINNNLEDADIICLFISANFLSSKACMEEKNKALELKRKKCVAVIPIILSPCAWQDCNDISNLLALPRDGIPISTFQSRDVGWLDVYEGIKKVVEQELKFRQLEITDDFKDFLQETQMLTKAHSKKETLLLEDIFIYPELDKFSELRKFVKTIGLDELLQSITDHPKLVIAGENLSGKTTICKILFKELRKRNFVPVYIYDKNKFAGKIESKITDALKTQYKNFDEILLQEKERIVPIVDDFHTAKNKEKHIKHLLSYRYCILIVDDIFRLNIKDDALVSQFIYLTIRELKPSLRYELVKKWCSLSNKEEPDIDYQSIDHRVDLINQLLGKNISKSIFPSYPFFILSAILTYETFAIPLNEELTSQGYCYQALIYFYLRKQGVINEDIDIYINFLTELAYYFYHARKVEISDTDFNSFITYYSKKYSIPITPRTLIKNLNQIISIDSFHRYSFRYPYLYYFFVAKYLVEHIEDKEIKNEIEKIANNLHIDEYAYIMIFMAHHSRSVSILDEIELNALFLFDKYSPAKLTKEEVQFFDEEVNKIIQISLPPATTPPEKVREEILAIQDKIDQLEPTQNDSDINESEEYDPFEKDLRRAIRSVEVIGCVIKNRAGSIEKKKLEEMFTEAMNVHLRFLSLFFDIIRNKEMQKSIIRFLLGILTKIIEEKEAEQKRISMEKIEEYARTLFWNINFFVVVAYIHKIIRSLGSDKLIEIINKVCNETATPATFLVKHGVLMWYCKNLQIDEIAKKIKEKDFSIIAEKTLKLLVVNHCALHEINYRDRQRIEALLNIPIKRCLPKNADNANVISREDQ from the coding sequence ATGACACCAAATAATAAATTGAGACTGTTTATCAGTTATTCCCACCAAGATGAAGACCCCTATGTTAAAGAATTTAAACGTCATATTTCAACATTAGAAAATAATGCTCTCATTGAATATTGGTACGATCGTAAAATTATACCGGGCGAAGATTACCAAAATAAAATTAACAATAATTTAGAAGACGCCGATATTATCTGTTTATTTATTTCCGCAAACTTCCTCTCTTCAAAAGCGTGCATGGAAGAAAAAAATAAAGCACTAGAGTTAAAAAGAAAAAAATGTGTTGCTGTCATTCCAATTATTCTTTCACCCTGTGCATGGCAAGATTGTAACGATATTTCTAATCTTTTGGCATTACCCCGTGATGGAATACCAATTTCCACTTTTCAAAGCCGAGACGTTGGTTGGTTGGATGTGTACGAAGGAATTAAAAAGGTAGTGGAACAGGAATTAAAATTTAGGCAATTAGAAATAACCGACGATTTTAAGGACTTTCTACAGGAAACCCAAATGTTAACAAAAGCCCATTCTAAAAAAGAAACGTTGTTATTAGAAGATATATTTATATATCCTGAGCTCGATAAATTCAGTGAGTTAAGAAAGTTTGTGAAAACCATTGGTTTGGATGAATTACTACAAAGTATTACTGATCATCCAAAACTTGTTATAGCGGGTGAAAATTTATCTGGTAAAACTACAATCTGTAAAATATTATTCAAAGAATTAAGAAAAAGGAATTTTGTACCTGTTTATATTTATGATAAAAATAAATTTGCTGGTAAAATAGAAAGTAAAATTACAGACGCACTAAAAACCCAATATAAAAATTTCGATGAAATTTTATTACAAGAAAAAGAAAGGATAGTTCCCATTGTTGATGATTTCCACACTGCCAAGAATAAAGAGAAACACATAAAACATTTACTCTCATATCGCTATTGCATATTAATAGTAGATGATATTTTTCGCTTAAACATAAAAGATGATGCACTTGTAAGTCAATTTATCTATTTAACGATAAGGGAGTTAAAGCCCTCACTAAGATACGAACTCGTGAAAAAGTGGTGTTCCTTATCTAATAAAGAAGAACCAGATATTGATTACCAATCTATTGACCACAGAGTTGATTTAATCAATCAGCTCTTAGGGAAAAATATTAGCAAGAGTATTTTCCCTTCATATCCTTTCTTCATTCTTTCTGCTATTTTAACTTATGAAACATTTGCAATTCCCCTTAACGAAGAACTCACATCTCAAGGATATTGTTATCAAGCTTTGATATATTTTTATTTAAGAAAACAAGGCGTAATAAACGAAGACATCGATATATATATAAATTTTCTTACTGAACTAGCTTATTATTTTTACCATGCAAGGAAAGTCGAAATATCAGATACAGATTTTAACTCATTCATAACCTACTATTCAAAGAAATATAGTATTCCAATAACGCCAAGGACATTAATTAAAAATTTAAACCAAATAATTTCTATTGACAGTTTCCACAGGTATTCATTTCGTTACCCCTATCTATATTACTTTTTTGTTGCTAAATATCTGGTTGAACACATTGAAGATAAAGAGATAAAGAATGAAATAGAGAAGATAGCTAACAATCTTCATATAGATGAATACGCTTATATTATGATTTTTATGGCACACCATTCAAGAAGTGTTAGCATATTGGATGAAATTGAACTCAATGCGTTATTTCTATTTGATAAATATTCACCGGCTAAATTAACAAAAGAAGAAGTTCAGTTTTTTGATGAAGAGGTAAATAAAATTATACAGATATCCTTACCGCCTGCAACAACACCACCCGAAAAGGTACGAGAGGAAATATTAGCAATTCAAGATAAAATTGACCAATTAGAACCGACACAAAATGATTCCGATATAAACGAAAGCGAAGAATACGACCCATTTGAAAAAGATTTAAGAAGAGCGATTAGGTCTGTAGAGGTTATTGGTTGCGTCATAAAAAATAGAGCGGGTTCTATAGAAAAAAAGAAACTCGAAGAGATGTTTACCGAAGCTATGAATGTCCATCTGAGATTTTTATCTCTCTTTTTTGATATTATAAGAAATAAAGAAATGCAAAAATCTATTATTAGGTTTTTGTTAGGAATATTGACAAAAATTATTGAGGAAAAAGAAGCAGAACAGAAAAGAATAAGCATGGAAAAGATAGAAGAATATGCAAGAACACTATTTTGGAATATAAACTTCTTCGTAGTAGTCGCATATATTCATAAAATAATACGGTCTTTGGGTTCTGATAAATTAATCGAAATTATCAATAAAGTTTGTAACGAAACCGCCACGCCTGCGACATTTTTAGTAAAACATGGGGTTTTAATGTGGTATTGTAAGAATCTGCAAATTGACGAAATTGCGAAAAAGATTAAGGAAAAGGACTTTTCAATAATCGCAGAAAAAACATTAAAATTATTGGTTGTTAATCATTGTGCTTTACATGAAATAAATTATAGGGATAGACAACGGATAGAAGCTTTATTAAACATACCCATTAAAAGATGCTTACCGAAAAATGCCGATAATGCAAATGTAATAAGTCGTGAGGACCAATAA
- a CDS encoding DUF262 domain-containing HNH endonuclease family protein: MGNHLLKNISELFTNKVFKIPDYQRNYAWTDKNWEDFWNDIREGLLTKTAHYWGTITLKATEESRYCTEKDIPYNLYEVVDGQQRITTIYLFLLALSRAGKPALRDNFIKCGDIYRVELGGLNNQFLKDLVDGRDPNPDIKTNRRLRDCLNYFENQIRSFVQNNELSELSKYIQNNTFCLEFIVQDSFLAVKAFESLNDRGKPLTLLDKTKSYLMFISMKHLKNGLNEKIKSTFGNIFTYYDRIKEIGEQESITYLSRDRFTEDELLRFFYHYFAFYAIQRYKLNGAYDYDATADNVFEIFLKGSCNQLKNTPADLGKFIEEFLDGLEKFACAFKNVIERVNTDCRYKKLFSFLGLNTRVYPLIISLETEGKLSDSTLELIETLDLRVYKIRGTEPRAGLYINVIAKIKSQPNIQLIEEGIRAFIKEFMPDTLFQHTLNQPIYNNPATKFILWEYEKHRNSSFNDCDSSLYKDCQIEHIFAQNPRFAFPAYEFNNEGEYLENIHRLGNLCLLESNLNALCQDNLPEQKARYYQRSNIPRTRDMGCDISNRRFDRNKIDQITEDIIKFCLDRWRLNV; the protein is encoded by the coding sequence ATGGGAAATCACCTTCTAAAGAATATATCAGAGTTATTTACTAATAAAGTATTTAAAATACCTGACTATCAAAGGAATTACGCATGGACTGACAAAAATTGGGAAGATTTCTGGAATGACATAAGAGAAGGCTTGTTAACTAAGACGGCACATTACTGGGGCACGATTACTTTAAAAGCTACCGAGGAAAGTCGTTATTGCACCGAGAAGGACATACCATATAACTTATATGAAGTCGTCGATGGTCAACAACGAATAACTACAATATATTTATTTTTGCTTGCACTTTCTAGGGCTGGTAAACCCGCCTTGAGAGATAACTTTATTAAATGTGGTGATATTTATCGAGTCGAGCTTGGAGGACTTAATAATCAATTTTTAAAAGATCTGGTAGATGGCAGAGACCCCAACCCTGATATAAAAACCAATAGGCGTTTGAGAGATTGCCTTAATTATTTTGAAAATCAAATCCGTAGCTTTGTTCAAAATAATGAGCTTTCCGAGTTATCTAAATATATACAGAATAACACTTTTTGCCTGGAATTTATAGTTCAGGACTCGTTCTTAGCAGTAAAAGCTTTTGAAAGTCTTAACGATAGAGGAAAACCCTTAACCCTACTGGATAAAACCAAAAGTTATTTGATGTTTATCTCAATGAAACACTTGAAAAATGGGTTAAATGAGAAAATAAAAAGCACATTTGGTAATATCTTCACTTACTATGACAGAATCAAAGAAATTGGAGAACAAGAGAGTATAACTTATTTAAGTCGCGATAGGTTTACAGAGGATGAATTGTTAAGATTTTTTTATCATTATTTTGCCTTTTACGCTATTCAGCGGTATAAGTTAAATGGTGCTTACGACTATGATGCTACTGCGGATAACGTCTTTGAAATATTTTTAAAAGGATCCTGTAACCAACTTAAAAACACCCCTGCTGACCTAGGGAAATTTATAGAGGAGTTCTTAGATGGGTTAGAAAAATTTGCTTGCGCTTTTAAAAATGTAATAGAAAGGGTAAACACAGATTGTAGATACAAAAAGTTATTCAGTTTTTTAGGGTTGAATACAAGAGTATATCCATTAATCATTTCATTAGAAACAGAGGGTAAGCTTAGCGACTCAACCCTCGAACTAATAGAGACTTTGGATTTAAGAGTTTATAAGATAAGAGGAACTGAACCTAGAGCAGGTTTATATATAAATGTCATCGCCAAAATAAAGAGCCAACCAAACATTCAGTTAATCGAGGAAGGTATTCGAGCTTTTATAAAAGAGTTTATGCCGGATACATTATTTCAGCATACGCTTAATCAACCGATTTATAACAATCCAGCGACTAAATTTATTTTATGGGAGTACGAGAAGCATAGAAATTCATCGTTTAATGATTGCGATAGTTCACTTTATAAAGACTGCCAAATAGAGCATATCTTTGCACAAAATCCTAGATTCGCTTTTCCGGCTTATGAATTTAATAATGAGGGCGAATATCTCGAAAATATACATAGATTAGGTAATCTCTGCTTGCTGGAAAGTAACTTAAATGCGCTATGCCAAGACAACCTACCCGAACAAAAGGCACGATATTATCAGAGATCTAACATTCCAAGAACTAGGGATATGGGATGCGATATAAGTAATAGAAGGTTTGATAGAAACAAAATAGACCAAATAACGGAAGACATCATCAAGTTTTGTTTGGACAGATGGAGGTTAAATGTTTAA
- a CDS encoding tryptophan-rich sensory protein, translating into MKGADIVKLIVSIALPLAAGALGNVATAPKIPNWYQSLNKPVFNPPRWLFGPAWTLLFILMGIALFLVWRKGFNAPGVKLALFVFLIQLALNVLWSFLFFGLRSPLAGLMEITILWLAILVTIILFFRVSVPAGVLLLPYIGWVTFATILNAAIVKLNP; encoded by the coding sequence ATGAAAGGTGCGGATATTGTAAAGTTAATTGTGAGCATCGCCCTACCATTGGCAGCGGGTGCGCTCGGCAATGTTGCCACGGCGCCGAAAATCCCCAACTGGTATCAAAGTTTAAACAAACCGGTCTTCAATCCGCCAAGATGGCTCTTCGGACCGGCATGGACATTACTTTTTATCCTGATGGGTATCGCCCTGTTTTTGGTCTGGCGCAAAGGGTTTAATGCCCCGGGCGTAAAACTGGCGCTCTTTGTTTTCCTTATTCAACTGGCGCTCAATGTCCTCTGGTCCTTTCTCTTCTTTGGTTTGCGCTCGCCCCTTGCCGGACTTATGGAAATTACTATCCTCTGGCTGGCGATTCTCGTCACCATCATCCTCTTCTTCCGGGTCTCTGTTCCTGCCGGCGTCTTACTCTTGCCCTATATCGGCTGGGTAACATTTGCCACCATCCTCAACGCCGCAATAGTAAAACTGAATCCGTAA
- a CDS encoding Mrp/NBP35 family ATP-binding protein: MAEQTTQEAIEQRIKENLTQIHNRLMVFSGKGGVGKTTVAVNLALALAQKNLRVGILDVDIHGPNVPRMVGVEQPIISTTAQNKIKPVVTDTGLKVISMAFFLPDDGAPVVWRGPLKMRAITQFLADVDWGELDWLVIDAPPGTGDEPLSVAQMIPGAKALIVTTPQAVSAMDARRAIEFARLVGLQVVGVVENMSTFICPHCGKETELFPSGSAERMAQEMGVPILARIPFEPAVAIAGDDGRAVVISAPDGAVARAFHNLAARLIEQ; the protein is encoded by the coding sequence ATGGCAGAACAGACAACGCAGGAAGCGATTGAACAGAGGATTAAAGAGAATCTGACTCAAATCCACAACCGCTTGATGGTGTTCAGCGGTAAAGGTGGCGTGGGCAAGACTACGGTTGCGGTTAACCTGGCGCTGGCGCTGGCGCAGAAAAACCTGCGGGTCGGAATCCTTGATGTTGACATCCATGGTCCCAATGTGCCCCGGATGGTTGGTGTTGAGCAACCGATTATCAGTACAACAGCGCAGAATAAAATAAAGCCGGTAGTCACCGACACCGGTTTGAAGGTCATCTCAATGGCGTTCTTTTTGCCCGATGATGGGGCGCCGGTTGTCTGGCGTGGTCCACTGAAGATGCGGGCAATCACTCAATTCCTTGCCGATGTTGACTGGGGTGAGCTGGACTGGCTGGTGATTGATGCACCGCCCGGAACCGGTGATGAGCCGTTGAGTGTTGCGCAGATGATTCCTGGGGCAAAGGCGCTGATTGTGACCACGCCGCAAGCGGTTTCGGCGATGGATGCGCGCCGGGCAATAGAGTTTGCCCGTTTGGTTGGGCTGCAGGTTGTAGGAGTTGTGGAAAATATGAGCACCTTTATCTGTCCGCACTGCGGCAAAGAGACGGAACTTTTCCCCAGCGGTAGTGCAGAAAGAATGGCACAGGAGATGGGGGTGCCAATTCTTGCCCGGATACCCTTTGAGCCCGCGGTAGCGATAGCCGGTGATGATGGCAGAGCGGTCGTGATATCGGCGCCCGATGGCGCAGTTGCCAGGGCGTTTCACAACCTTGCGGCAAGGTTAATAGAACAGTGA
- a CDS encoding NifB/NifX family molybdenum-iron cluster-binding protein: MKRITVATDDGKNIAQHFGRSRMFVICEIEDSGYRRCAVRANEFTGHSRGECGKEKHHSHSAIVEALKDCDAVICRGMGQRAIADLVAAGIKPLFVTRETDVEGAVQDYLAGKLSEVAGACPGHQE; the protein is encoded by the coding sequence ATGAAACGGATTACGGTCGCAACGGACGATGGCAAGAACATCGCCCAGCATTTTGGCAGGAGCCGGATGTTTGTCATCTGCGAGATTGAAGATTCGGGTTATCGGCGCTGTGCGGTGCGGGCGAACGAATTCACCGGACACAGCCGGGGTGAATGTGGCAAAGAGAAGCATCATAGCCACAGCGCAATTGTTGAGGCGCTAAAAGATTGTGATGCGGTTATCTGTCGGGGAATGGGACAACGAGCAATTGCGGACCTTGTTGCCGCGGGTATCAAACCGCTGTTCGTCACGCGGGAGACCGATGTTGAAGGTGCGGTTCAGGACTATCTTGCCGGCAAACTGAGCGAAGTTGCTGGTGCTTGTCCAGGACATCAGGAGTAG
- a CDS encoding DUF134 domain-containing protein has product MPRPKCCRRIGWLPECRFFQPAGKAVKEKVILELDEMEALRYADLLGFHQEEAAAKMGVSRATFGRILEQAHRKVAAALVEGKALEIKTEGGNMMVVPKRTFVCYDCGHSWQVPYGAPRPGCCPACSSRNLHRSPEERGGGGLGRMGWGRCRWSRQVSSQGSEEGKESK; this is encoded by the coding sequence ATGCCAAGGCCAAAGTGTTGTCGACGAATTGGCTGGTTGCCGGAGTGCCGGTTTTTTCAGCCGGCCGGTAAGGCGGTCAAAGAGAAGGTAATTTTGGAACTGGATGAAATGGAGGCGCTGCGCTATGCGGACCTGCTCGGTTTTCATCAGGAGGAGGCGGCAGCAAAGATGGGCGTGTCGCGCGCGACATTTGGCCGCATCCTTGAGCAGGCGCACCGTAAAGTTGCGGCGGCATTGGTTGAGGGCAAGGCTTTAGAAATTAAAACCGAGGGAGGAAATATGATGGTTGTTCCCAAAAGAACCTTTGTCTGTTATGATTGTGGACACAGCTGGCAGGTGCCATACGGGGCGCCAAGACCGGGTTGTTGTCCTGCGTGTTCCAGCCGTAATCTGCATCGTTCACCTGAAGAAAGGGGTGGCGGCGGTTTGGGCAGAATGGGCTGGGGCAGGTGCCGATGGTCAAGGCAAGTAAGTTCTCAAGGTTCAGAGGAAGGAAAGGAGTCAAAATGA